Proteins from a single region of Streptomyces spinoverrucosus:
- the ligD gene encoding non-homologous end-joining DNA ligase, whose protein sequence is MSGDDVQRVRAGRRTVEVHRPDKVLFPGGGDAKEYTKRDLVDYYRAVAPFMLPHLRGRPLMLQRQPDGLDGPEFMQKNTPENYPEWITRVEVPKEGGTVCHTVCDDAATLVYLADQACLTLHRWLSRTGRLDRPDRLVFDLDPSGGSFAPVREAAWLLGELLDELKLPSALMTTGSRGLHVVVPLNGHHDFDEVREFARDVADTLAAAHPDRLTTAARKKDRGERLYLDVQRNAYAQTAVAPFTVRARPGAPVAVPVAWDQLDHPDFGPRRWTVADAVDQARTNPWAGVLNRGRALGPARRRLNALRG, encoded by the coding sequence GTGAGCGGTGACGACGTCCAGAGGGTGCGGGCCGGGCGGCGCACGGTCGAGGTACACCGGCCGGACAAGGTGCTCTTCCCCGGCGGCGGGGACGCCAAGGAGTACACCAAACGGGATCTCGTCGACTACTACCGGGCCGTCGCGCCGTTCATGCTGCCGCACCTGCGCGGCCGCCCGCTGATGCTCCAGCGGCAGCCGGACGGCCTCGACGGTCCGGAGTTCATGCAGAAGAACACGCCGGAGAACTATCCGGAGTGGATCACCCGTGTCGAGGTGCCCAAGGAGGGCGGCACGGTCTGCCACACCGTCTGCGACGACGCCGCCACCCTCGTCTACCTCGCCGACCAGGCGTGCCTCACCCTGCACCGCTGGCTCTCCCGGACCGGCCGGCTCGACCGGCCGGACCGGCTGGTGTTCGACCTCGACCCGTCCGGCGGCTCCTTCGCACCCGTGCGCGAGGCGGCCTGGCTGCTCGGGGAACTGCTCGACGAACTCAAGCTGCCGTCGGCGCTGATGACCACCGGCTCGCGCGGCCTGCACGTCGTCGTGCCGCTCAACGGGCACCACGACTTCGACGAGGTACGCGAGTTCGCCCGGGACGTCGCCGACACCCTCGCCGCCGCGCACCCCGACCGGCTCACCACCGCCGCCCGCAAGAAGGACCGGGGCGAGAGGCTCTACCTCGACGTACAGCGCAACGCCTACGCGCAGACCGCCGTCGCCCCCTTCACCGTACGGGCCAGGCCCGGCGCGCCCGTCGCCGTGCCCGTCGCCTGGGACCAGCTCGACCATCCCGACTTCGGGCCGCGCCGCTGGACCGTCGCCGACGCCGTCGACCAGGCCCGCACCAACCCCTGGGCCGGCGTGCTGAACCGCGGCCGCGCCCTCGGCCCGGCGCGGCGTCGGCTCAACGCGTTGCGTGGCTGA